A section of the Harmonia axyridis chromosome 2, icHarAxyr1.1, whole genome shotgun sequence genome encodes:
- the LOC123673337 gene encoding uncharacterized protein LOC123673337 — protein sequence MDDLKLYARGRAQLEGLLELVRNFSVDIGMTLGLEKCAAIIVKRGKIVEEENVRLRDGKEINTLSTEEKYKYLGIQQTFEIRQQENKEHAKTELLRRVKLILKSQLSSKNKIMAINIWAIPSFTYTVEALTWSRTDLQLIDRKIRTTMTQFGLLHPNSAIERIYLPRKEGGRGLSSLEDTCKKEIVNIKKYFKNTYLPIHQWVTAQESMAHEDGEDRENSAEMLRQNWQTKQLHGRFYASLHLEEVDVAASNIYLTQGYLFPQTEGTIFAIQDQVVPTRNYSKHIMKKQIESTKCRLCNNAEETTQHLVSGCSVIASTKYLSRHDNMGKVVHQLLCLNKNLIQHFTPHHLYVPAAVMENNETKIYWDLTILTDIGTEHNRPDMVVWDKKNRTAVIIDFAVPQDQNMMKTYAEKIRKYEPLSRQMRDMWKLRRVEIIPLIISVNGLVLKKTVQHIKDLEMQNNTITWMQKAVLLGTVNIIRQVIYPH from the coding sequence ATGGATGACTTGAAACTCTATGCGAGGGGACGAGCACAACTGGAGGGATTATTGGAGCTGGTTAGAAACTTCAGCGTGGATATAGGCATGACACTGGGATTAGAAAAGTGCGCGGCGATTATAGTTAAGAGAGGAAAAATTGTGGAAGAGGAAAACGTGAGGCTGAGAGATGGAAAAGAAATAAATACTCTAAGTACGGAAGAAAAATATAAGTATTTGGGCATACAACAAACATTTGAAATACGACAACAGGAAAATAAAGAACATGCTAAAACAGAACTACTTAGGAGGGTTAAGCTTATACTAAAATCACAACtgtcatcaaaaaataaaataatggccATCAACATCTGGGCGATTCCGTCATTCACATACACTGTGGAAGCACTCACATGGTCGAGAACGGATCTACAACTAATTGATAGAAAAATTAGAACTACAATGACACAGTTCGGCCTGCTGCATCCTAACTCGGCCATTGAGAGAATTTACTTACCTAGGAAGGAGGGTGGCCGAGGCCTCAGTTCCTTAGAAGACACCTGTAAAAAAGAAATAGTtaacatcaaaaaatatttcaaaaatacctACTTACCAATCCATCAATGGGTCACAGCACAGGAAAGTATGGCACACGAAGACGGAGAGGACAGAGAAAACTCAGCAGAAATGCTTAGACAGAATTGGCAAACTAAGCAATTGCACGGTAGGTTCTATGCAAGTCTGCATCTGGAAGAGGTGGATGTAGCTGCTTCCAATATCTACCTGACCCAGGGTTACCTCTTCCCACAGACAGAAGGAACGATCTTTGCCATTCAAGACCAAGTAGTGCCAACCCGAAATTACAGCAAGCATATCATGAAAAAACAGATAGAAAGCACGAAATGTCGGCTGTGCAATAATGCTGAGGAAACCACACAACATCTAGTATCGGGATGCTCAGTTATAGCCAGCACAAAATATCTGTCGCGACACGATAACATGGGGAAGGTGGTACATCAACTTCTGTGCCTGAATAAGAACCTCATACAGCATTTCACACCCCACCACTTGTACGTCCCAGCAGCAGTGATGGAAAATAACGAAACGAAGATATACTGGGACCTCACGATACTTACCGACATAGGAACAGAACACAATAGACCGGACATGGTGGTATGGGACAAAAAGAATAGAACGGCAGTAATTATCGACTTTGCCGTTCCGCAAGAtcaaaatatgatgaaaacCTATGCAGAGAAGATAAGGAAGTACGAACCACTGTCAAGGCAGATGAGAGACATGTGGAAGTTGAGAAGGGTGGAAATAATCCCACTTATAATCAGTGTCAATGGACTGGTACTAAAGAAAACTGTCCAGCATATCAAAGATCTAGAAATGCAAAATAATACCATTACATGGATGCAAAAAGCCGTTTTGCTTGGCACTGTGAATATCATCAGACAGGTCATCTATCCACACTGA